A single region of the Pseudomonas sp. GGS8 genome encodes:
- a CDS encoding PepSY domain-containing protein — MLRQFHSLPGLIAALLVMLLAISGAMLSVNPALERLHNTPIAAGQVNVGQLAGRVASHFQGVEQIQRTASGTVIVYYNQDGQAGAEKVDPLTGQGLAPYEPSAFSRWMKDLHRSLFLGTPGHGVSGVGALLMLMLSVSGALLLARRLGGWRNLLRPLRGSFSQRWHAEVGRLALLGLLLSALSGLYLCATTFGFIADGSQNEPTFPAHVSAGPALPVANLNALQATDLNDLRELVYPSPNNPQDVFSLRTAQGDGYVEQVSGTLLSYQAHDSMHNLYELIYQLHTGEGLWWLGLPLGLCALCVPLMSVTGILLWWRRRKAAPNIRDNCAAQSADSVILVGSENNSTWGFANTLHDALHQAGHRVHSAAMNQYSNDYGNAQRVFILTATHGDGDAPASASQFLARLTRVGLKPGLPFAVLGLGDRQFAQFCQYAHQVQDAMLRAGGSPLLGLETINRQSAQEFARWGHALGEVLGHDLTLVHTPEQPRTHQLVLMERIAYGEQVNAPTHVLRFKAPGELPEFLAGDLAGILPPGSAIPRFYSLASSSQDGVLEICVRKHQGGVCSQFLHSLDIGASIEAFIQPNPQFRPASGAHPVILIGAGTGIGPLTGFIRNNKARHPMHLYWGGRNPASDFLYESELKRYLADQRLTALRAAFSQVMGGSYVQDRLISDALVLRRMIEKGAQVLVCGGREMAKGVMQALDEVLAPINLSVLTLKAQGRYREDVY; from the coding sequence ATGCTTCGCCAGTTCCATTCCCTGCCCGGCCTGATCGCCGCCCTGTTGGTCATGCTGTTGGCCATCAGCGGCGCGATGCTGTCTGTCAACCCGGCTCTGGAACGCCTGCACAACACGCCAATCGCTGCCGGGCAAGTCAACGTCGGTCAGTTGGCCGGGCGCGTAGCCAGCCACTTTCAGGGCGTGGAGCAGATCCAGCGCACAGCGTCCGGGACGGTCATCGTCTACTACAACCAGGACGGTCAGGCCGGGGCCGAAAAGGTCGACCCGCTGACCGGTCAAGGCCTCGCACCTTACGAGCCATCCGCCTTCTCGCGCTGGATGAAAGACCTGCACCGCTCGCTGTTCCTTGGCACACCTGGCCACGGGGTGTCTGGAGTCGGCGCGCTGTTGATGCTGATGCTGTCGGTGTCTGGTGCGCTGTTGCTGGCCCGGCGGCTGGGCGGCTGGCGCAATCTGTTGCGACCATTGCGAGGTTCCTTCAGCCAGCGCTGGCATGCTGAAGTCGGACGTCTGGCATTGCTCGGGCTGCTGCTGTCGGCGCTGAGCGGGCTCTATCTGTGCGCCACGACTTTCGGTTTTATCGCTGATGGCAGTCAGAATGAGCCCACCTTCCCCGCCCACGTCAGCGCCGGCCCGGCCTTGCCGGTGGCGAACCTGAATGCCTTGCAGGCCACTGACCTGAATGACCTGCGCGAGCTGGTCTACCCAAGTCCCAACAACCCGCAAGACGTGTTTTCCCTGCGCACGGCCCAGGGCGACGGCTACGTGGAGCAGGTCAGCGGCACCTTGCTGTCCTATCAAGCCCACGACTCGATGCACAACCTCTATGAATTGATTTATCAGTTGCACACCGGTGAAGGCCTCTGGTGGCTGGGTCTGCCACTGGGGCTCTGTGCCCTCTGCGTGCCGTTGATGAGCGTGACCGGCATCCTGCTGTGGTGGCGCCGCCGCAAGGCCGCTCCGAACATCCGCGACAATTGCGCCGCGCAATCCGCCGACAGCGTGATTCTGGTCGGCAGTGAAAACAACAGCACCTGGGGCTTTGCCAACACCTTGCATGATGCCTTGCACCAGGCTGGACACCGGGTACATAGCGCGGCGATGAATCAATACTCGAACGACTATGGCAACGCCCAACGCGTGTTCATCCTCACCGCAACCCACGGCGACGGCGATGCCCCGGCCTCGGCTTCGCAGTTCCTGGCGCGGTTGACCAGGGTCGGCCTCAAACCCGGCCTGCCGTTTGCCGTGCTGGGCTTGGGCGACCGCCAGTTTGCGCAGTTCTGTCAGTATGCCCATCAGGTGCAGGACGCGATGTTACGGGCCGGTGGCTCTCCGTTGCTGGGGCTGGAAACCATTAACCGCCAATCCGCACAGGAATTTGCTCGCTGGGGCCATGCACTGGGCGAAGTGCTGGGGCATGACCTGACGCTGGTCCACACCCCGGAGCAGCCACGTACCCATCAACTGGTGCTGATGGAACGCATCGCCTACGGCGAACAGGTGAATGCACCGACCCACGTACTACGCTTCAAGGCACCCGGTGAGCTGCCGGAGTTTCTGGCCGGTGACCTGGCAGGGATTCTGCCCCCTGGCAGCGCAATTCCACGGTTCTACTCGCTGGCCAGCAGTTCGCAGGACGGTGTGCTGGAAATCTGCGTACGCAAACACCAAGGCGGCGTGTGCTCGCAATTCCTTCACAGCCTGGACATCGGTGCATCGATCGAAGCATTTATCCAGCCCAACCCGCAATTTCGTCCGGCGTCGGGCGCGCACCCGGTGATCCTGATCGGCGCCGGTACTGGTATAGGTCCCTTGACCGGTTTTATCCGCAACAACAAGGCTCGACACCCCATGCACTTGTATTGGGGCGGGCGTAACCCGGCTTCGGATTTTCTCTATGAATCGGAGCTCAAACGTTACCTGGCGGACCAACGCCTCACAGCATTGCGTGCCGCCTTCTCCCAGGTCATGGGCGGCAGTTACGTGCAAGACCGGTTGATCAGCGATGCGCTGGTCTTGCGCCGGATGATTGAGAAAGGCGCTCAAGTGTTGGTGTGTGGCGGTCGCGAGATGGCCAAGGGCGTGATGCAGGCCCTGGATGAAGTGCTGGCGCCGATCAACCTGAGTGTGCTGACCCTCAAGGCACAAGGACGCTACCGTGAAGATGTCTACTGA
- a CDS encoding DUF2271 domain-containing protein, giving the protein MKKSIAASCLVGAIALPGLVQAREVTLTTQLKDYSGNDAYLAIYVTDATGQYQKTLWVAGKKAKYYKHLADWARGSGMNPSEFDGVSGASVGSGRTLKVSVELAGTLIDAGYQIRIDSAVEDKRDARADVSVPLTSKGAGKPATGSTYVESFTYDL; this is encoded by the coding sequence ATGAAAAAGAGTATCGCTGCATCCTGCCTCGTCGGCGCCATTGCCCTGCCGGGGCTGGTCCAGGCCCGTGAAGTGACCTTGACCACTCAGCTCAAGGACTACAGCGGCAATGATGCGTATCTGGCGATCTACGTCACCGACGCCACTGGCCAATATCAGAAAACCCTCTGGGTGGCCGGCAAAAAGGCCAAGTATTACAAGCATCTGGCCGACTGGGCCCGTGGAAGCGGCATGAACCCGAGCGAGTTTGATGGAGTCAGCGGCGCCAGTGTCGGCAGCGGGCGCACTCTTAAAGTCAGCGTCGAACTGGCGGGCACCCTGATCGATGCCGGGTATCAAATCCGTATCGACAGCGCTGTCGAGGACAAGCGCGACGCCCGCGCCGATGTCAGCGTGCCCCTGACGTCCAAGGGCGCCGGCAAGCCGGCGACCGGCAGCACCTACGTCGAGTCCTTCACTTACGATCTGTAG
- a CDS encoding response regulator transcription factor translates to MRVLLVEDAPGLGEAVREQIADDGHAVDWVQRLELARNSVRTTPYDLILLDLMLPDGRGLDFLRQQRSAGDATPVIILTAQDQISERIAGLNAGADDYLVKPFDLFELSARVAAVARRYSGNPNPQIRLGELQIDMSARTVLRAGATVDLTAREWALFEAFIQRPSALLSKAQLEERLYAFGAEIESNTIEVYISRLRKKLGRDLIETVRGMGYRLMSA, encoded by the coding sequence ATGCGGGTTCTATTGGTCGAGGACGCACCGGGGTTGGGGGAGGCGGTGCGCGAACAGATCGCCGATGACGGCCACGCCGTCGATTGGGTGCAGCGCCTGGAGCTTGCGCGCAACAGTGTGCGCACCACCCCTTACGACCTGATCCTGCTTGACTTGATGTTGCCGGACGGTCGTGGGTTGGATTTTTTGCGTCAGCAGCGTTCCGCAGGAGATGCGACGCCAGTGATCATCCTGACCGCCCAGGATCAGATATCCGAGCGTATCGCCGGCCTCAATGCCGGGGCCGATGATTACCTGGTCAAACCGTTCGACCTGTTTGAGCTATCGGCCCGTGTGGCTGCGGTGGCCCGCCGTTACAGCGGCAACCCCAACCCGCAGATCAGACTCGGCGAACTGCAGATCGACATGAGTGCCCGTACGGTGTTACGGGCCGGCGCGACGGTGGACCTCACGGCGCGGGAATGGGCGCTGTTCGAGGCATTTATCCAGCGCCCCAGCGCGTTGCTGTCCAAGGCGCAGCTCGAAGAACGGTTGTACGCATTCGGTGCCGAAATCGAGAGCAACACAATCGAGGTTTATATCAGCCGGTTGCGTAAGAAACTCGGGCGCGACCTGATTGAAACCGTGCGCGGCATGGGTTACCGGTTGATGTCCGCATGA
- a CDS encoding HAMP domain-containing sensor histidine kinase has product MKSSSLQRRLGLGLTLGMTLLWLGATVGAWLVVQHELNEAFDSALEETAQRILPLAVLEISKREKPDETQHVAPLTTHKEYLTYLVRDASGKIQMQSHDANPNIFNKQPAEGFSTTDKYRLYGASALRETLFIEIAEPLGHRREAAREALFALLLPLLALIPISLLGTWLFVRISLRSVLAYRRAVEARGVGDLSPIKTSRLPAEIDPLADAVNHLLERLRKALEAERSFTANSAHELRTPLAATLAQVQRLRHEAPEGPLRVRAAKIENSLRELARLSEKLMQLAKAEGGGLLSETPQDLVPLLVHVVDEWNHSSARHIELQLPTQASVYSVIDPDAFGILLRNLIENALKYGAMDQPIEVSLTDQALLRVVNGGPVVPAPMLQHLTERFVRGHSEASGSGLGLAIAKTIVQGVNAQMMLVSPATGRQEGFEVRVWLPLVSTVEG; this is encoded by the coding sequence ATGAAATCGTCCAGCCTGCAAAGACGTCTCGGTCTGGGCTTGACCCTGGGCATGACCTTGCTTTGGCTGGGGGCGACCGTCGGCGCCTGGCTGGTGGTGCAACATGAGTTGAACGAGGCATTCGACAGCGCGCTGGAAGAGACGGCGCAACGCATCCTGCCCCTGGCCGTACTGGAAATCAGCAAACGGGAAAAGCCCGATGAGACACAACACGTGGCCCCGCTGACAACGCACAAGGAATACCTGACCTATCTGGTGCGTGATGCCAGTGGCAAGATCCAGATGCAATCCCACGACGCCAATCCGAATATCTTCAACAAACAACCGGCTGAAGGTTTCTCCACCACTGATAAATACCGTCTGTATGGCGCCAGTGCGTTGCGGGAAACACTGTTCATCGAAATCGCCGAGCCCCTTGGTCATCGCCGTGAGGCCGCGCGGGAAGCCTTGTTTGCCTTGCTGTTGCCGCTATTGGCGCTGATTCCCATCAGCCTGTTGGGCACCTGGTTATTCGTGCGCATCAGCCTGCGCAGCGTATTGGCCTATCGTCGAGCGGTGGAGGCCCGTGGGGTGGGTGATCTGTCGCCGATCAAAACGTCGCGCCTGCCGGCCGAAATCGATCCGCTGGCTGACGCGGTCAACCATCTGCTGGAGCGCTTGCGTAAGGCCCTGGAGGCCGAGCGCAGTTTTACCGCCAATAGCGCTCATGAACTGCGCACGCCACTGGCCGCGACCCTGGCGCAGGTCCAGCGGTTGCGTCACGAAGCGCCCGAGGGCCCGTTGCGAGTGCGCGCGGCAAAGATCGAAAACTCGTTGCGCGAGTTGGCGCGGCTCTCGGAAAAGCTCATGCAACTGGCCAAGGCCGAGGGCGGTGGGCTGTTGTCCGAAACGCCCCAGGATCTCGTTCCGTTGCTGGTCCATGTGGTTGATGAGTGGAACCATAGCAGCGCTCGCCACATCGAGCTGCAGTTGCCCACCCAGGCCAGTGTGTACTCGGTCATTGATCCAGACGCTTTCGGTATTCTGTTGCGCAACCTGATCGAGAATGCGCTGAAGTACGGTGCAATGGATCAACCGATCGAAGTCAGCCTCACCGACCAGGCGCTGCTGCGGGTGGTCAATGGCGGCCCGGTGGTGCCGGCACCCATGTTGCAGCACCTGACCGAGCGTTTTGTGCGCGGTCACAGTGAAGCGAGCGGGTCAGGGTTGGGGTTGGCGATTGCCAAAACCATTGTGCAGGGGGTCAATGCGCAAATGATGCTGGTGTCGCCGGCAACAGGTCGACAGGAGGGATTCGAAGTCCGCGTCTGGTTACCGCTCGTATCCACTGTCGAAGGCTGA
- a CDS encoding trans-aconitate 2-methyltransferase: MPAPESILLQSWHHNAQSWIEAIRTGAIESRLTVTDQAILLAILGRQPERVLDLGCGEGWLLRALAERSIEAVGVDGDATLVEAARAAGSAQVHLASYEALVEAKVDIGSHYNLICANFALLQQDIIPLLAAMNALLAPGGALVIQTLHPWTAAAGDYQDGWREETFAGFKGQWQPMPWYSRTLSSWLNALDMAGFRLASLQEPQHPQSPVPQSLLLVAER; encoded by the coding sequence ATGCCCGCCCCCGAATCCATCCTCCTCCAGAGCTGGCACCACAATGCCCAATCCTGGATCGAGGCTATCCGCACTGGAGCGATCGAAAGCCGCCTCACCGTCACCGACCAGGCCATCCTGCTGGCGATACTGGGTCGTCAGCCCGAGCGTGTGCTCGACCTGGGTTGCGGCGAAGGATGGTTGTTGCGTGCGCTGGCTGAACGGAGCATCGAGGCGGTCGGAGTGGATGGCGATGCGACGCTGGTCGAGGCGGCGCGGGCGGCGGGCTCTGCGCAGGTGCATTTGGCGAGCTATGAAGCGTTGGTGGAGGCGAAAGTGGACATCGGAAGCCACTACAACCTGATTTGCGCCAACTTCGCCCTGTTGCAGCAGGACATCATCCCCCTGCTCGCCGCCATGAACGCCCTGCTCGCCCCCGGTGGCGCGCTGGTAATCCAGACGCTGCACCCGTGGACCGCGGCGGCGGGCGACTATCAGGACGGTTGGCGGGAAGAGACCTTCGCCGGGTTCAAGGGGCAGTGGCAACCCATGCCGTGGTACTCGCGCACCTTGTCCAGTTGGCTCAATGCACTGGACATGGCCGGTTTTCGGCTGGCCAGCCTGCAGGAGCCGCAGCATCCGCAAAGTCCGGTGCCGCAGTCGTTGCTATTGGTTGCTGAGCGATAA
- a CDS encoding type I secretion system permease/ATPase, with amino-acid sequence MRNTPENSLKIALKACRDSFVSVGFFSFFINALMLVPTFYMLQVYGRVVTSGSLTTLAMLTLIMTGLVVTLGSLEWVRSRIMVRVSTRLDVLLGRQVYKASFKRALESGGMDASAQSLNDLTGLRQFLSGNGLFAFFDAPWLPIYVAVMFMFHPWYGWVAVGSALVLLLLAFLNERLTGPTLAQANKEHISATLHTTKNLRNAEVIESMGMLETLMDRWGRRQRHVLMLQSGASDRGGIISTLSRSFRILVQSLILGLGAYLTVDHQVGPGMVFAGSVLLGRALAPIDLIIGSWKGFIAARSQYRRLNDILDKQQAQPERMSLPAPQGHVQVENLIVAAPGSKTPIIKNLSFSAPAGCIVGIIGPSAAGKSTLARALMGVWGPQHGVVRLDGADISAWDKHELGPYIGYLPQDIELFEGSVSENIARFAEVDSEKVVLAAKSAGVHEMILLLPDGYDTVIGSDGVMLSGGQRQRIGLARALYGNPRLIILDEPNSNLDEVGDRALAVAIQQLKLTGATLFVITHRTNIVSQLDRLMVMSDGAISLYGPREQVLAELAQRAQKHATQAGASVASVATRKGDADEQYDAHSSNR; translated from the coding sequence ATGCGAAACACACCTGAAAACAGTCTGAAAATAGCGTTGAAAGCCTGTAGAGACAGCTTTGTTTCTGTTGGCTTTTTCAGCTTTTTCATCAACGCGCTGATGCTCGTTCCCACCTTCTATATGCTTCAGGTGTATGGACGAGTGGTCACCAGCGGAAGTCTGACGACCCTGGCGATGCTGACGCTAATCATGACCGGGTTGGTGGTAACACTCGGTTCCCTGGAATGGGTGCGTTCACGCATCATGGTTCGGGTCAGTACCCGGCTGGATGTGTTGCTGGGTCGCCAGGTCTATAAGGCCAGTTTCAAACGGGCGCTGGAAAGTGGCGGCATGGATGCTTCAGCCCAGTCGCTCAACGACTTGACGGGCTTGAGACAGTTTCTCTCCGGTAATGGACTATTCGCCTTTTTCGATGCGCCCTGGTTGCCTATCTATGTTGCTGTGATGTTCATGTTCCATCCCTGGTATGGCTGGGTAGCGGTGGGCAGTGCGTTGGTGTTGTTATTGCTCGCGTTTCTCAATGAGAGGTTGACGGGGCCGACACTTGCCCAGGCTAACAAGGAACATATCAGCGCGACGCTCCACACCACGAAAAATCTGCGCAACGCTGAAGTCATCGAGTCCATGGGTATGCTTGAAACCCTGATGGACCGTTGGGGGCGTCGCCAAAGACATGTCCTGATGCTGCAGTCCGGGGCGAGTGATAGAGGTGGCATCATCAGCACGCTTTCCAGGTCCTTCCGGATCCTGGTGCAATCGCTGATCCTGGGTCTGGGGGCGTACCTGACCGTGGATCACCAGGTGGGGCCAGGCATGGTGTTTGCCGGGTCCGTGTTGCTAGGGCGCGCATTGGCCCCCATCGATCTGATCATCGGCAGCTGGAAGGGCTTTATTGCAGCCCGTTCGCAGTACCGCCGCCTCAACGACATCCTCGACAAACAACAGGCTCAGCCCGAGCGTATGTCATTGCCTGCGCCTCAGGGGCATGTGCAGGTGGAGAATTTGATCGTCGCGGCACCTGGCTCGAAAACCCCGATCATCAAAAACTTAAGTTTCAGCGCACCTGCCGGCTGCATAGTCGGAATCATCGGTCCAAGTGCCGCGGGCAAGTCCACCCTGGCCAGGGCGCTGATGGGGGTATGGGGGCCGCAGCATGGGGTGGTCCGGCTCGATGGCGCGGACATCAGCGCATGGGACAAACATGAACTTGGGCCGTACATCGGTTACTTGCCCCAGGACATTGAATTATTCGAAGGCAGCGTCAGCGAGAACATTGCCCGCTTCGCCGAGGTCGATTCCGAGAAAGTCGTTCTGGCGGCCAAGTCTGCCGGCGTTCACGAAATGATTCTGCTGTTGCCCGATGGCTATGACACCGTCATTGGCAGCGATGGCGTCATGCTGTCGGGAGGGCAGCGCCAACGCATCGGCCTGGCCCGTGCCCTGTATGGCAACCCGCGGCTGATTATCCTCGACGAGCCCAATTCCAATCTCGACGAAGTCGGTGATCGCGCCCTGGCGGTGGCTATCCAGCAGCTCAAGCTGACAGGTGCAACCCTTTTTGTGATTACCCACCGAACCAACATTGTGTCCCAACTTGACCGGCTGATGGTGATGAGTGATGGCGCTATCAGTCTCTATGGACCACGCGAACAAGTGCTGGCCGAACTCGCGCAGCGGGCACAAAAGCACGCCACGCAAGCAGGCGCAAGCGTGGCTTCGGTGGCTACTCGCAAGGGTGATGCCGATGAACAGTACGATGCTCACTCGTCAAACAGATAA
- a CDS encoding HlyD family type I secretion periplasmic adaptor subunit: MLTRQTDNFADLAVSDRKIRRLGFGILLMTFGVFGTWAAVAPIDGAAYAPGVVTVQAYRKTVQHLEGGIVKEVLAHDGDIVKQDDPLIILDDAQLRSEYEMTRSQLIAARAMEARLKAERDNLPVIGFDVMSDPDSLRGAEARQGETQVFNARRGSRLGQISVLKERIGQLNQQIKGLEAMIGVKGQLNKSYSGEIVELTDLLSQGFVDKQRLLEQQRKLEMVKSELADHRSTITRTRLQINETQLQILQVDKDFNADVAKQLADVQTKIYDLQEKASALEDRLSHIIIRAPESGMVIGMTVHTIGGVVRSATPLLDIVPSVSALVIEAQVAPVDIDRIAIGKRADIRFGAFNSATTPVIQGEVISVSADRLVNEKTGTPYYLARVRVTEAGVRALGDRKLLPGMPADVLIITGQRTLLQYLLQPARNVISQAMIEE, encoded by the coding sequence ATGCTCACTCGTCAAACAGATAACTTCGCCGACCTGGCGGTATCTGATCGAAAGATCCGTCGCCTGGGTTTTGGCATTTTATTGATGACCTTCGGGGTATTCGGCACTTGGGCGGCGGTCGCACCGATCGATGGCGCGGCTTACGCGCCTGGCGTGGTCACCGTGCAGGCTTATCGGAAAACGGTGCAACACCTCGAAGGTGGCATCGTCAAAGAGGTGTTGGCCCATGACGGTGACATCGTCAAACAAGATGACCCGCTGATTATTCTCGATGATGCCCAGCTGCGATCCGAATACGAGATGACCCGAAGCCAGCTCATTGCCGCCAGAGCCATGGAGGCAAGACTCAAGGCTGAGCGGGACAATCTGCCAGTAATTGGCTTTGACGTCATGAGCGATCCCGACAGCCTGCGAGGTGCCGAAGCGCGCCAGGGCGAGACCCAGGTATTCAACGCACGACGGGGGTCACGGCTGGGCCAGATATCGGTGCTGAAAGAGCGCATTGGTCAGTTGAATCAACAGATCAAGGGGCTGGAGGCGATGATCGGGGTCAAGGGCCAACTGAATAAATCCTACAGCGGTGAAATCGTTGAATTGACCGACCTGTTGTCGCAAGGATTCGTCGACAAACAACGTCTGCTGGAGCAGCAGCGCAAGCTTGAAATGGTCAAGTCCGAATTGGCCGACCATCGTTCGACCATCACCAGGACGCGCCTGCAGATCAATGAAACACAGCTGCAGATTCTACAAGTCGATAAAGACTTCAATGCCGATGTCGCCAAACAATTGGCCGATGTCCAGACCAAAATCTACGACCTGCAAGAGAAGGCTTCCGCGCTGGAGGACCGGCTCAGCCATATCATCATCCGCGCACCCGAGTCGGGCATGGTGATTGGCATGACGGTGCATACGATTGGCGGCGTCGTGCGCTCGGCGACGCCTTTGCTGGACATTGTTCCCTCGGTTTCAGCACTGGTCATAGAGGCCCAGGTGGCGCCGGTCGATATCGATCGCATCGCCATCGGCAAGCGTGCCGATATCCGTTTCGGCGCGTTCAACAGTGCGACCACGCCGGTGATCCAGGGCGAGGTCATCAGTGTTTCGGCGGACCGGCTGGTCAACGAAAAGACAGGGACTCCCTATTACCTGGCGCGGGTCCGGGTCACCGAAGCCGGCGTGCGCGCCTTGGGTGATCGCAAATTACTGCCGGGGATGCCTGCGGACGTGTTGATCATCACGGGGCAACGCACGCTGTTGCAATACCTTCTGCAGCCGGCCCGCAATGTCATCTCTCAAGCGATGATCGAGGAGTGA
- a CDS encoding TolC family outer membrane protein, giving the protein MRASTVLLGGAFMFAAGAVLAQTTEAKPTGVNASTYSTDLMQLYREARLEDPRVLASYARVKAGEEHQREALGSLLPQVALNAGQNRIHQESDLVQRSYDSEIYSLSLRQYLYNKAAWENYQRFKSLAKQTESEAQEAQAEATVDLAQRYFAALAAEDELELVRAERQTTQKSLDRVNALYEKQLALITDQLDLKARVDLLAAQELDAQNQASITREALAEIVGRPVKEKLNRIRDDVQLQVSTQSLETWVREGVAQNPALKANESGVEAAGAALRGGKGGHYPTVSLSLSAQQTNEGYNNSLAPRTDSYVAGIGVQVPLYSGGSTSARVRGLYQDQIVAEQQLEAVQRQVVKEITTAYLTANSSAEKISASRHALASAQLSRVAAEKGLSYGMVNAVDVLTSVRNEFRARRDLLKTQYDFVTNVFTLNRWAGKPPVESVENVNAWLSPRSSSQKLASP; this is encoded by the coding sequence ATGCGAGCGTCGACAGTTCTGCTGGGCGGGGCGTTCATGTTTGCCGCGGGTGCCGTTCTGGCGCAAACCACTGAAGCAAAGCCGACCGGGGTCAATGCCTCGACGTATTCCACTGATCTCATGCAGTTGTATCGCGAGGCCCGGCTGGAAGACCCGCGAGTATTGGCCTCGTATGCGCGAGTGAAGGCGGGCGAGGAACATCAACGCGAGGCCCTGGGCTCGCTGTTACCACAGGTAGCGCTCAACGCCGGGCAGAACCGGATTCATCAGGAGAGCGACCTGGTGCAGCGCAGTTACGATAGCGAAATCTACAGCCTGTCGCTGCGTCAGTACCTCTACAACAAGGCCGCGTGGGAGAACTACCAAAGATTCAAAAGCCTGGCCAAGCAAACCGAATCAGAAGCGCAGGAGGCCCAGGCTGAGGCCACAGTGGATTTGGCCCAGCGTTACTTCGCCGCGTTGGCGGCCGAGGATGAACTGGAATTGGTAAGGGCGGAGCGTCAAACCACGCAAAAGAGTCTGGACAGAGTCAATGCGTTGTACGAAAAGCAGCTGGCGTTGATTACCGATCAGCTCGACCTCAAGGCCCGGGTCGATTTGCTGGCGGCGCAGGAACTGGATGCCCAGAACCAAGCCAGCATCACGCGCGAGGCACTGGCGGAAATCGTCGGCCGGCCGGTCAAGGAGAAGCTCAACCGGATTCGCGATGACGTGCAACTACAGGTCTCGACACAGAGTCTTGAAACGTGGGTCCGCGAGGGGGTAGCGCAAAACCCGGCGCTCAAGGCTAATGAAAGTGGTGTCGAGGCAGCAGGCGCTGCGTTGCGTGGCGGCAAGGGCGGGCACTATCCGACCGTGAGCCTTTCTCTGAGCGCGCAGCAGACCAACGAGGGCTACAACAACTCCCTGGCGCCGCGTACCGACAGTTATGTCGCCGGTATTGGCGTGCAAGTGCCGCTGTACAGCGGCGGCTCAACCTCGGCGCGGGTGCGTGGGCTCTACCAGGATCAGATCGTGGCAGAGCAGCAACTGGAAGCAGTTCAGCGCCAAGTGGTCAAGGAGATCACCACCGCTTACCTGACCGCCAACTCGAGCGCAGAAAAGATCAGTGCGAGCCGGCATGCCTTGGCCTCGGCACAACTGTCCAGAGTGGCGGCAGAGAAAGGACTCAGTTACGGAATGGTCAATGCCGTCGATGTACTGACCAGCGTACGCAACGAATTCCGGGCTCGTCGTGATCTGCTCAAGACGCAATACGACTTCGTCACCAATGTCTTCACGCTCAATCGCTGGGCGGGCAAGCCGCCTGTCGAGAGTGTCGAAAACGTCAATGCCTGGTTGAGCCCCCGCAGCTCCAGCCAAAAACTCGCATCCCCCTGA
- a CDS encoding LuxR C-terminal-related transcriptional regulator, whose protein sequence is MTTQIKPISVMLIDCRPLVLMGLQDLINARKPQMEVSGQATTYTKALDLADQLRPDVIFFSFFPDALNPLAVVAGLARSAEIKVLVLKSLYETVPVAQAIEAGARGVVLAEDPTESIIRAIIQVHHRDIGLDRAWVGGLSDYVATGHIPLKCNSEQAKQARLTLRERELIRAIVGDPSAKYMCIAGRLGISEHTVHNHLSNIYQKLNLVNRIDLLIYAQKHGLTNNEEPPESTWVELH, encoded by the coding sequence ATGACGACCCAAATAAAACCAATAAGCGTGATGCTGATCGACTGTCGTCCTCTTGTGCTGATGGGCCTTCAGGACTTGATCAACGCCCGCAAGCCTCAGATGGAAGTGAGCGGGCAGGCCACTACCTATACCAAAGCGCTGGATCTTGCCGATCAGTTGCGTCCCGATGTCATTTTTTTCAGTTTCTTTCCGGATGCGCTGAACCCGTTGGCGGTTGTCGCGGGGCTCGCCCGCAGCGCCGAAATCAAAGTGCTGGTGCTCAAGAGTCTGTACGAAACCGTCCCCGTTGCCCAGGCGATAGAGGCGGGCGCACGCGGCGTCGTGCTGGCGGAAGACCCGACGGAATCGATCATCCGAGCCATCATCCAGGTCCATCATCGTGACATCGGGCTGGATAGAGCCTGGGTTGGTGGGCTTTCCGACTATGTCGCGACCGGGCATATACCCTTGAAATGCAATTCGGAGCAGGCGAAACAAGCGCGATTGACGCTGCGTGAAAGGGAACTGATTCGCGCCATCGTGGGGGATCCGTCTGCCAAATACATGTGCATCGCCGGGCGCCTGGGTATCAGTGAGCACACCGTGCACAACCACCTCAGTAACATTTATCAAAAGCTTAATCTCGTTAACCGTATCGACTTGCTGATATACGCACAGAAGCACGGGCTCACCAACAATGAAGAACCGCCCGAGTCCACTTGGGTGGAACTGCATTGA